TCAACGGCCATGGCGTAGGCCGCGTCGTTGATGGCGCTGAACTCGACGAAGGTGTCGGCCTTGCCGTAGCTGTGCGAGATGTCGAAGCCGAAGTCGCGGCCGAAGAGGCTGAAGTCGCCGCTGATGCCGTTGACGGACCGGAAGGTCTCGTTGGTCGACACCTGTTCGGTGCTGTTGACCACGTCCTCGTTGTTCCGCGACAAGATGAAGTTGCCCGTGATCCCGGCGTTGGCCAGCGAGGTGCGGTTGGCTGCCGTCAGGAAGGGGTGGTTGACGTTGACCAGCAGGCCCGCGTTCTCCGGGGTCGTGCCGCCGGCGCTGTTCTGCAGGCCGGCGTTGGCCAGCGGGTTGCGGACCTCGGCGTCCGAATACAGGTTCTCGGTGTAGAAGCGCAGGTTGTCGGTGATCTGATAGTTGGCGATCACGTTGGCGACATAGCGCTCCTGACGGACGCGCAGCGCAGTGGCGTCGGTCCGCAGTTCGCCGTCGCCGCCGGCCGAGGTCGTGTTGGTGCCGGGCGCGGCGGGGTTGGTCGCCAGCTCGCCGGCCAGGTCATAGCCCACGATGTTGCCGGTCGGGTCGAAGCGGATCGGCACGGCGCGGCGCGGCAGGATGCCGGCGGTGCCGCTCGGGTTCGCGATGTCCGGCACGCCGGGGATGAAGGTGCCGATGAAGTCGTTGACGTTGGTCGACGGGTTGGCGGCGTAGTACTCACGCGCGGTCGGACGGTTGGCCTGAACCACGGCCAGGACCTGGGCGGCCGTCAGGGTCGGCGACAGGCCGTAACGGGCGCGGGCAGCGGTCACCTGGGCCGCCGTCAGGCTGGCCGGCGCGAAGGCGCAGACGTCGGTCGCGCTCGTGATACAGGCGCCGAACGGCGTGATCGGAACCTGCTGCAGCAGGGTGAAGGCGTTGGCACCCGACCATGCGGCGGGCGAAACCTGGGCGAAGCCCGGCATCCGGAAGGCGTTGCCGGGCTGGAAGAAGGCCGGGCTGACGGGGATCGGCGCGCTGCCGGGCACGTAGCCGGCAATCGTCGGGTTCTCGGCCGTGTTGTTGGTCTGGGTGACGTTGAAGATCAGACCACCGCGCGTCAGCGTGTTGCCGCGCAGGTTCGGACGGAAGACCGACGGCAGGATGTTGTCCACGGTCGTTCCGAGGAACACGCCCGCGGTGCCGCCGGGCACGAAGGCCGGGTTGCGCTGGGCGCCGTTCAGGGGGTTGCCCGTCAGGCCCGGGTTGTTCGAGCGGACGCTGCGGTCGGAGGCGCGGACGTCGTTGATGAAGGAGTACTCACCCGAAACGGCAACGTTCAGGCGGCCGTCGAGGAAGTTCTGGCCCCAGACGCCGTTGATCGAATAACGGCCGGCGTCGTGCTCCTTGAAGGTCTCGCCGCCCAGGATCTGGATCTGGGCACCTTCGTAGTCGTCCTTGAGGACGTAGTTGACGACGCCGGACACGGCGTCCGCGCCGTAGGCGGCGGCGCCGCCGACGGTCAGGATGTCGACGCGGTCGATCAGGGCGACGGGGATGGTCGAGGCATCGACCTGCGAGCCCGTCTCGTTACCGGCGACGAAGATGGTGGCCGAGTTGTTCGAGACGAAGCGGCGGCCGTTGACCAGGGTCAGGGTGCGCGCGGTGCCGAGGTTCAGCAGGTCGATGTAGGTGACGCCCAGCGAGGCCGTCTGGCCGCCGTTGGTGCCGTTCAGGTTGGCGCCACCGCCGACCAGCGGGATGTCGTTCAGGATGTCGCCGGCGTTGGTGAACAGACGCTCTTCGATGTCCTGTTCGCCGACCTGTACGCCGGGGATCGTGCCGCTCGTTTCGGGGCGGGCGATGCGCGAACCTGTGACGACGACCTCTTCGACTTCGTCTTCATCCTGCTGCGGCGCGGTCGGCGCGGTCTGAGCAAAGGATGGTGCGGCAATCGAAAGAATGCCCGCGAGAACGGTCGTGCCGAAAAGATACTTGCGCTTGGAAATCATGAACCTCGCCCCGTGATGGATTAAATTACGCCGATATCCGAGTAAGGAGTCGGCGCGGCTTGTCTCATTGCTAACAACATTCGGTCACGCCGCAACCTTTGAGGCAGCCCTGCGGCAACGCGAACGCAGATTTGTTACAATCGAGACACAGTCTGGTTACAGCCGATGCGCGTGTCACAGATTGTCGCGCAACCAACCGGCGGCACGGCCGATCAGATTGCCCTGGTGCACACGCGGAGCGTCGGCGGCCGTGACCTGGCGGGACATCAGGCGTCGCGCCGAAACGGCCTCGCGGGGTCCGTAGGCGGCGCGCAGCAGAACGCCGGCCGCCGAGCAGAAGGCAGGACCCGATGCCGCGTCGGCCAGGTGGGGCGCGCGCTGGGGTCGACCCAGCCGCACCGGGCGGTCGAACACGCGCACAGCCAGCTCGCGCACGCCGTTCAGCTGACTGGCCCCGCCGGTCAGGACCAGACCCGCGCCCGGGTCCATGCCCACGCCCGCGTTCCTCAAACGGTCGCGGAGCAGTTCGAGCGTCTCCTCCACCCGGGGCGCGATGACGGTCTTCAGCATGGCGCGGGGGACGATAACGGGGCCGGCCGAGGCGTCCTCGCCGCGCGGCGGGGCCTCCAGCATCTCGCGGTCCTCATGGGCCGCCGCCATGGCCGACCCATGAAGAGTCTTCAGGCGCTCGGCCCCGATCCGGGAGGTCGACAGGCCCCGCGCGATGTCGGCCGTGACGTGATCGCCGCCCACGTTCAGCGATTCGATATGCAGGAGCGACCGCCCCCCCCACACCGCCGCGCTGGTGGAGCCCCCGCCCATGTCGATGCAGACGCAGCCCAGGTCCATCTCGTCTTCTTCCAGCGCCGCGAGGGACGACACCACCGGGGCCGCCGCCACGCCCTGAAGATCCAGATGGGCCAGTTCCAGGCAGTGGCTCAGCGAGGCGAACGCGCCCTCGGCCATCGACACGACCAGCAGGTCCAGGCCCAGCGAGCCCCCGCGCATCGACCGCGGATCGTGGACGCCGCGGGCCCCGTCGACCGACCAGGTGATGGGCAGGACGTGGATCGGGCGGCGGTTGGGCAGCTTGATCTGCGCCAGGGCCATGCCGATGGCGCGCGCCAGGTCCGCGTCGCCGACCGGATTGGCGCCCAGCGACACGCGGGCCTGAACCCGGTGGCTGGCCATCTGGCCGATGGCCGTGGTGACGATCACGCCCGAGACCGGGGCACCCGCCGTGCGCTCGGCCCGCTCGACCGCGTGGCCGATCGCCTGGGCCGCCTCGTCCATGTTGACGATCGAGCCTCCGCGCACGCCCTTGGACTGGACGTGGCTGGCCCCCGCGACGCGGATGGTCCGGTCGGCGTGGCGCACGCCGTCTGGCTTCATGATGAAACAGGCGACCTTGGACTGACCCAGGTCCAGCGCCGCCACGACCGGCGCGCGCGTGGCTGCCCGCCCCGCATCGACCGAGGGTTCACCCTTCTTGATTGCCATGGCCCGCCGTCCCCTACTCTACTGTCGTCTCAGGCGCCCGGCCGCACCGCGACCTGGCCCTCCGTGCGCAGGTCGATGCGCGAAAATCCGAGTTCCAGCAGCCGCTCGCGCTGGTCCAGCGCGTCCAGCTGGATCAGGGCGGCCTCCTGTTTGGTGGCGGGCAGCTGGATCAGGCTGCCGTCCTTCAGCCGAAGGTCCCAGCGGCGCTCGTCGACGCGCACTAGGGCGTCGATCCGGCTCATCAGGCGGGGTCGCTGGGCCAGCAGCGGCAGGATCGCCCCCGCGGCGGCATCGGCTCCTGTGCCGACGACCAGCGGCAGATTGGGATAGCGCCCGGCATCGGCGCCGGCGATGGCCTTGCCCTCGCCGTCGATGACGAAGACCTGGCCGCGCGTCTGCCAGACGGCCAGACGGTCATGTTCGACCACATCGACGATCAGGGTATCGGGCAGCAGGCGGACGACCCGCGCGGACTTCACCCAGCCGACCTGTTCGACATTGGTCTTGAGCGCATCGAGATCGAGCGCCGTGATCGGCTGCCCGGCCTGGACCGCCAGGGCCCGCTGGATCGCCGGCGTCGCCTCGGCCGAGGCCCCGCTGATGTGGACGCGGTTCAGCTTCAGACCCATGCCGGTCGTGATGCCGTCGATGCCCTGGCTGAACGACTGGCCGATCCGTTCGGCCCGGGCCCCCGTGGCCAGCACGAGGACCAGCACCGCGACGCCGGCACAGATGGAGATGACCACCGCGCGCGGCGTCAGGTCCAGCCGGCCCAGGACCGCCATCTTGCCCGGAACGCCACCCACGTTCTGCGGCGCGCGCCCACGGCCACGCCCCTGCCCTTTCGGCCCCGCGCTGCGTTTGGGAGCCGACGCCGCTGCGCGCCGGCCGCCGCGGACTACCGCGGGCATGAGGCGTCCTCCACCATCCAACGAACCAGATCCTGATACGACATCCCGCAATAGGCGGCCTGCTCTGGAACCAGAGAGGTCGGGGTCATGCCGGGCTGGGTATTGACCTCCAGCAAGACGAGTTCGTCCTTAACATCGTCATAACGAAAGTCGGATCGCGAGACGCCGCGGCACCCCAGGGCGGCATGCGCCTGCTCGGATTCCCGCATGGCCGCTTCGAAAACGTGGGGCGGCAGGTCGGCCGGAAGCTTGTGGACAGATCCGCCCGGCGCGTATTTGGCCTCATAGTCGTAGAACCCCTTCACCGGGGTGATGTCGGTCACGGTCAGGGCACGCGGCCCCGTCGCCTCGCCGATCACCGCGACGGCCAGTTCCTTGCCGGGGATGTAGGGCTCGACCATCACCAGGTCGCCATAGGTCCAGCTGTCGGATCCGGGCTCGGGCTGAGGCGCATCGCCCTCGCGCACCAGATAGACCCCGACCGAAGACCCCTCGGCATTGGGCTTGATGACATAGGGCGGCGGAATGACGTGACCGGCCGAAACGGCATGGCGGTCGAACAGGCCCCCGCCCGGCACCTTCACCCCGGCGGCGTTCAGCACGGCCTTGGTCTTGTCCTTGTCCATCGTCAGGGCCGAGGCCAGGACGCCGGAGTGGGTATAGGGAATCTGCAGCGTCTCCAGGATCCCCTGGACGCATCCGTCCTCGCCCCACTCCCCGTGCAGGGCGTTCAGGACGACGTCGGGTTTCAGTTCGGCCAGCACCTGGGCCAGGTCCCGCCCGGCATCGACGCGGGTGACGCGAGCTCCCTGCGCCTCCAGCGCATCGGCGCAGCCCTTGCCCGACGACAGCGACACGTCCCGCTCCGAGGACAGCCCGCCCAGCAGGACGGCGACGTGCAGCTCTGACAGGGATCGGGACATGGTGCGTTCTGCGCGGGTTACAGGGGGCGGCCGAGCCTCTTGATCTCCCATTCAAGGTTTACGCCGAGTTTACTTTGTACGTCGGCGCGGACGGTTTCTCCCAATCCCTCGATATCCGCGGCCGTCGCCTCGCCCGGATTGATCATGAAGTTGGAGTGGAGATCGCTGAACATCGCGCCGCCGCCGGTGACCGCGTGCAGCTTGCCGCGCCAGCCCGCCTCGTCGACCAGCTTCCAGGACGAGTGGCCGGGCGGGTTCTTGAAGGTCGAGCCGCCGGTCTTCTCGCGGATGGGCTGGGTCGTCTCGCGCCGCGCGGTGATCGCGGCGATGCGGGCGGCGACGGCCTCGGGATCGTCCGGCGTCCCGCGATAGGTCGCCTCGACCCACAGGATGTCTTCGTCGTAGTCGTTGTGTCTGTAGGAGTAGCCGAAGTCGTCGACGGAAAAGTCGCGCAATTCCCCGGTCCGCGTGACCCCTCTGGCCGACACCACGACGTCCTTCGTCTCGGACCCGTAGCAGCCCGCGTTCATGACCAGCGCCCCGCCGATCGTGCCCGGGATGCCCGCGTAGAACTCCAGCCCCGCCAGCCCCGCCTTGGCAGAAGCCTTGGCCACCATCGCGTCCAGAGCGCCCGCACCCGCCGTGATCGTCTCGCCGTCGGTGCTGATCCCCGCGAAAGGCCGTCCCGCCAGCCGGATCACCACGCCCTCGACGCCACCGTCCCGCACGATGACGTTCGAGCCGACGCCCAGGATCGTCACGGGAACGGCCGGGTCCAGCGCCTTCAGGAAGTCGGCCAGATCATCGGCATCGGCCGGAATGAACAGCACATCCGCCGCCCCGCCGACCCGGAACCAGGTGAAGGGGGCCAGCGGCTCGTCGCGCAGCAGCTTGCCGCGCACAGTGGGAAGGGTATCGCGCCAGGTCATGCCGGGACCGCCAGGGCCTCCAGCTGCGCCGGCAGGGCATAGGCCCATGCCGTGATGTCCCCGGCCCCCAGCAGCACGACCACGTCGCCCGCCTTCGCCTCCTCGGCGATCACGCGCGGCAGGACCGCCGCATTCTCCAGCGCCGACACGCGAAGATGGCCGTAGCGCCGGATGCCGTCGACCAGGGCCTGTTTGTCCACGCCCTCGATCGGAGCCTCGCCCGCCGCATAGACATCGGCGACGATCACGCTGTCGGCATCCGAGAAGCTGGTCGAGAACTCGTCCATCAGGTCGCGCAAACGGGTGAACCGGTGCGGCTGGACCACGGCGATGACGCGGCCGCCGCCTTCCGCCGTGTGCGCCACCTGGCGCGCGGCCTTCAGCACGGCCGCGATCTCGACGGGGTGATGCCCGTAGTCGTCGACGATGCGTACCCCGTTGACGACGCCCGTGGTCGTGAACCGGCGCTTGACCCCCGCGAACGATGCCAGCCCCGCCCGGATCGCGTCGTCCGATACGTCCAGCTCGCGCGCCACGGCGATCGCGGCCAGCGCATTGGCCACATTGTGCCAGCCGGCCATCGGCAGATGCAGGTCCGGGATCCGCACCGGATCCTCCAGCGCCGCCGCGCCCCGCCCCTGGATCAACACGTCGAACCGCGCGCCGTCCGGGCTCATCTCGACCTTGTCGGCCCGGACCATGGCCTGGGGGTTCATGCCATAGGTGACGATGCGGCGGTTATCGATCTGGGCGACCAGCCGCTGCACCTCCGGATGGTCCAGGCAGACGGCGGCGAAGCCGTAGAAGGGGATGTTCTCGACGAAGTCGCAGAACGCTTTCCGCACCGCGTCGAAGTCGCCGTAGTGGTCCAGATGCTCGGGATCGATGTTGGTCACGATGGCGACCGTCGACTTGAGCCTCAGGAAGCTTCCGTCGCTCTCGTCGGCCTCGACCACGATCCAGTCGCCGTCCCCGACCTTGGCGTTGGTGCCGTAGGCGTTGATGATTCCGCCGTTGACCACCGTGGGGTCGAACCCGGCCGCATCCAGCAGGGCCGCGACCATGGACGTCGTCGTCGTCTTGCCGTGCGTGCCCCCGACGGCGATCGAGAATTGCAGCCGCATCAGCTCGGCCAGCATCTCGGCCCGCCGCACCAGCGGAATGCGCCGCTCGCGCGCCACCATCATCTCGGGATTGGTGGCCTTCACCGCCGTGGAATAGACCACCGCCGACACGCCCTCGCCGACATGCGCCGCGTCGTGGCCGATGAAGATCTTCGCCCCGAGCGCGGCCAGCCGGTCGGTATTGGCCGACGACCTGGCGTCCGAGCCCTGCACC
This DNA window, taken from Brevundimonas subvibrioides ATCC 15264, encodes the following:
- the murC gene encoding UDP-N-acetylmuramate--L-alanine ligase; the protein is MIARLRPVPFDLGPVHFVGIGGIGMSGIAEIMLKIGYAVQGSDARSSANTDRLAALGAKIFIGHDAAHVGEGVSAVVYSTAVKATNPEMMVARERRIPLVRRAEMLAELMRLQFSIAVGGTHGKTTTTSMVAALLDAAGFDPTVVNGGIINAYGTNAKVGDGDWIVVEADESDGSFLRLKSTVAIVTNIDPEHLDHYGDFDAVRKAFCDFVENIPFYGFAAVCLDHPEVQRLVAQIDNRRIVTYGMNPQAMVRADKVEMSPDGARFDVLIQGRGAAALEDPVRIPDLHLPMAGWHNVANALAAIAVARELDVSDDAIRAGLASFAGVKRRFTTTGVVNGVRIVDDYGHHPVEIAAVLKAARQVAHTAEGGGRVIAVVQPHRFTRLRDLMDEFSTSFSDADSVIVADVYAAGEAPIEGVDKQALVDGIRRYGHLRVSALENAAVLPRVIAEEAKAGDVVVLLGAGDITAWAYALPAQLEALAVPA
- a CDS encoding cell division protein FtsQ/DivIB yields the protein MPAVVRGGRRAAASAPKRSAGPKGQGRGRGRAPQNVGGVPGKMAVLGRLDLTPRAVVISICAGVAVLVLVLATGARAERIGQSFSQGIDGITTGMGLKLNRVHISGASAEATPAIQRALAVQAGQPITALDLDALKTNVEQVGWVKSARVVRLLPDTLIVDVVEHDRLAVWQTRGQVFVIDGEGKAIAGADAGRYPNLPLVVGTGADAAAGAILPLLAQRPRLMSRIDALVRVDERRWDLRLKDGSLIQLPATKQEAALIQLDALDQRERLLELGFSRIDLRTEGQVAVRPGA
- the murB gene encoding UDP-N-acetylmuramate dehydrogenase, with protein sequence MTWRDTLPTVRGKLLRDEPLAPFTWFRVGGAADVLFIPADADDLADFLKALDPAVPVTILGVGSNVIVRDGGVEGVVIRLAGRPFAGISTDGETITAGAGALDAMVAKASAKAGLAGLEFYAGIPGTIGGALVMNAGCYGSETKDVVVSARGVTRTGELRDFSVDDFGYSYRHNDYDEDILWVEATYRGTPDDPEAVAARIAAITARRETTQPIREKTGGSTFKNPPGHSSWKLVDEAGWRGKLHAVTGGGAMFSDLHSNFMINPGEATAADIEGLGETVRADVQSKLGVNLEWEIKRLGRPL
- a CDS encoding D-alanine--D-alanine ligase; this translates as MSRSLSELHVAVLLGGLSSERDVSLSSGKGCADALEAQGARVTRVDAGRDLAQVLAELKPDVVLNALHGEWGEDGCVQGILETLQIPYTHSGVLASALTMDKDKTKAVLNAAGVKVPGGGLFDRHAVSAGHVIPPPYVIKPNAEGSSVGVYLVREGDAPQPEPGSDSWTYGDLVMVEPYIPGKELAVAVIGEATGPRALTVTDITPVKGFYDYEAKYAPGGSVHKLPADLPPHVFEAAMRESEQAHAALGCRGVSRSDFRYDDVKDELVLLEVNTQPGMTPTSLVPEQAAYCGMSYQDLVRWMVEDASCPR
- the ftsA gene encoding cell division protein FtsA, with the translated sequence MAIKKGEPSVDAGRAATRAPVVAALDLGQSKVACFIMKPDGVRHADRTIRVAGASHVQSKGVRGGSIVNMDEAAQAIGHAVERAERTAGAPVSGVIVTTAIGQMASHRVQARVSLGANPVGDADLARAIGMALAQIKLPNRRPIHVLPITWSVDGARGVHDPRSMRGGSLGLDLLVVSMAEGAFASLSHCLELAHLDLQGVAAAPVVSSLAALEEDEMDLGCVCIDMGGGSTSAAVWGGRSLLHIESLNVGGDHVTADIARGLSTSRIGAERLKTLHGSAMAAAHEDREMLEAPPRGEDASAGPVIVPRAMLKTVIAPRVEETLELLRDRLRNAGVGMDPGAGLVLTGGASQLNGVRELAVRVFDRPVRLGRPQRAPHLADAASGPAFCSAAGVLLRAAYGPREAVSARRLMSRQVTAADAPRVHQGNLIGRAAGWLRDNL
- a CDS encoding TonB-dependent receptor domain-containing protein, whose amino-acid sequence is MISKRKYLFGTTVLAGILSIAAPSFAQTAPTAPQQDEDEVEEVVVTGSRIARPETSGTIPGVQVGEQDIEERLFTNAGDILNDIPLVGGGANLNGTNGGQTASLGVTYIDLLNLGTARTLTLVNGRRFVSNNSATIFVAGNETGSQVDASTIPVALIDRVDILTVGGAAAYGADAVSGVVNYVLKDDYEGAQIQILGGETFKEHDAGRYSINGVWGQNFLDGRLNVAVSGEYSFINDVRASDRSVRSNNPGLTGNPLNGAQRNPAFVPGGTAGVFLGTTVDNILPSVFRPNLRGNTLTRGGLIFNVTQTNNTAENPTIAGYVPGSAPIPVSPAFFQPGNAFRMPGFAQVSPAAWSGANAFTLLQQVPITPFGACITSATDVCAFAPASLTAAQVTAARARYGLSPTLTAAQVLAVVQANRPTAREYYAANPSTNVNDFIGTFIPGVPDIANPSGTAGILPRRAVPIRFDPTGNIVGYDLAGELATNPAAPGTNTTSAGGDGELRTDATALRVRQERYVANVIANYQITDNLRFYTENLYSDAEVRNPLANAGLQNSAGGTTPENAGLLVNVNHPFLTAANRTSLANAGITGNFILSRNNEDVVNSTEQVSTNETFRSVNGISGDFSLFGRDFGFDISHSYGKADTFVEFSAINDAAYAMAVDAVQVGSNVVCRAQRDGLASYIASYGGNPATGFIPGAIIQPISTIGPDGIRTQSLFAPTITQAMVDACQPLNVFGEGRASQAAKDFVSTRESFTNESTQNFTQATLTGSLFDLPAGPLQFAVTGEYRKEELTYFASTLGGTGRTRSAPSATTEGSIEATEYGLELRIPLLGEGFNIPFVKSLELNPAIRYTELEGEAETYRNLSGTIVTPTYDGDREEVYTLAGTWEVNDQLLLRGNISKSVRNPSIVELFLGNQAFFTSATDPCRAAGYNAGAQPAVRRVNCIAEVRRIAAANGGALIAQNGVSTPITSDADAEAFILNVGSAGYGVSGASFTGVIAGRQTLVPEKGDSFTFGFVARPSFIPNLIVAADYLEITVTDALGPLLATDSANFCYDSTSYPNNTPDIGVNSCSGIQRDATFNFTNGFELPYFNLGGTRVKAINANLSYSVGLSDVFSTDMDLGTLAFRSNIYYLMEYSTSGIGDFSDASPSENSLANPSWKTQASILYNRGPFNARWTTNFQDAAIVRSGVLQATAEQANVVRYDAYTLHNLSLGYDVNENITARFVVDNVFDMQELGNNGYLNQVYVDSIGRRWTASLTYTF